From a region of the Pristis pectinata isolate sPriPec2 chromosome 2, sPriPec2.1.pri, whole genome shotgun sequence genome:
- the atoh8 gene encoding transcription factor atoh8 — MRTSGNLEVTEWKKLCVKGIGTIKRLKRKNRDVLRHGEMEKVYRAEPDPLIARLADSNGRCNGTVRGNGATATCKDSRADVVDLRRIAAVASAPAGGGGGGGGRGGEDEAPSPPSPAPGRGKPARAPPSQVCAFESQAFPEPPSLQPRIVLCQRSPGGSYTSIPHANYNPSPRKRPGETSNASTEIKAIQQTRRLLANARERTRVHTISAAFEALRKQVPCYSYGQKLSKLAILRIACNYILSLARLADLDYSSDHSNMSFSECVEQCTKTLQAEGRSKKRKE, encoded by the exons atgaggaCTTCGGGAAACCTGGAAGTGACTGAATGGAAGAAACTGTGTGTCAAAGGGATCGGTACAATAAAGAGATTGAAACGGAAAAACCGTGATGTCCTGAGGCACGGCGAGATGGAGAAAGTTTACCGGGCTGAGCCGGACCCTTTGATCGCCCGGCTGGCTGACAGCAACGGCCGCTGCAATGGGACGGTCCGGGGCAACGGCGCCACCGCCACTTGCAAAGACTCGCGGGCTGATGTTGTGGATTTGCGCAGGATTGCGGCCGTGGCGAGCGCGccggctggaggaggaggaggaggtgggggaaggggaggggaggatgaggctCCCAGCCCTCCGTCTCCTGCCCCAGGTCGGGGCAAACCGGCTCGGGCACCCCCGTCCCAAGTGTGCGCCTTCGAATCGCAGGCGTTCCCGGAGCCGCCGAGTCTCCAGCCCCGGATTGTGCTCTGCCAGCGATCTCCCGGAGGCTCCTACACATCGATCCCGCACGCAAACTACAATCCATCACCCAGGAAACGGCCGGGGGAGACTTCCAACGCCTCCACCGAGATCAAAGCCATTCAGCAGACTCGGAGGCTGTTGGCGAACGCCAGAGAGAGGACCAGGGTCCACACCATCAGCGCAGCTTTCGAAGCCCTTAGGAAACAG GTTCCTTGCTATTCCTATGGACAGAAGCTGTCGAAGCTGGCGATCCTAAGGATAGCGTGTAATTACATCCTGTCCCTGGCCAGGCTGGCTGACCTCGACTACAGCTCGGATCACAGCAACATGAGCTTCTCCGAGTGTGTGGAGCAATGCACCAAGACATTGCAGGCGGAGGGAAGATCAAAAAAGAGGAAG GAATGA